In a genomic window of Trichoderma atroviride chromosome 4, complete sequence:
- a CDS encoding uncharacterized protein (BUSCO:EOG092D1DJB), giving the protein MEAASARAATRDRWGDAGRSSSQLLRFIQGACSPENYEPNLALNLEVSDLINSKKGTAPREAATAIVGFVNHRNPNVALLALSLLDICVKNCGYPFHLQISTKEFLNELVRRFPERPPIRPTRVQSKILELIEEWRMTICETSRYRDDLGFIRDMHRLLSYKGYMFPEVRREDAAVLNPSDNLKSAEEMEEEEREAQSAKLQELIRRGTPEDLQEANRLMKVMAGYDTRSKTDYRAKAAEDVGKIQAKARLLEERLEAFRAGDKMEDGDVFSELAAALQSAQPKIQKMCEEESDDHEAVARLLEINDSIHRTVERYKLMKKGDMDGAAKIAAGAPPPSHSGAPASAANELSLIDFDGDAAQSNGSNGAGSSQAGGLENDLLGLDIGGQSNTFGQGGSIALGFGTNQNIPGPALLSSLTQGSTARGAGQNDTPPSFSQFASFTSPPASQSATPQPNYQQQTSPPQAASNAFASFTTSPPAPKPAAVSNDDDEWNFSSALPAEQAPAKPTEHKGTAGNSSLRTDFLAKRSTAVSNAINIVFAFSNNTAQPINELHFQLAVTKGYELQLKPQTGRALSPKQSRGVTQEVDVWHAGNKNQRVESVKLRWRASYKVGEEVKNEMGEIAEFSLA; this is encoded by the exons ATggaagctgcttctgctcgcGCCGCGACTCGCGATCGCTGGGGCGACGCTGGGCGCTCCTCTTCTCAGCTCCTGCGCTTCATCCAGGGAGCCTGCAGCCCCGAAAACTACGAGCCCAATCTGGCGCTCAACCTCGAGGTTTCGGAcctcatcaacagcaaaaagGGCACCGCCCCTCGCGAGGCTGCCACGGCCATTGTCGGCTTCGTCAACCACCGCAACCCCAATGTTGCCCTGCTCGCCCTCAGCCTGCTCGATATCTGCGTCAAAAACTGCGGCTACCCCTTCCACCTGCAGATCAGCACAAAGGAGTTCCTCAACGAGCTGGTGCGGAGATTCCCGGAGCGCCCTCCAATTCGGCCGACCCGCGTCCAGAGCAAGATCCTTGAGCTGATTGAGGAATGGCGCATGACGATTTGCGAGACGAGCCGGTACAGAGATGACCTGGGCTTCATCCGGGACATGCACCGGCTGCTCAGCTACAAGGGTTACATGTTCCCCGAAGTGCGGAGGGAAGATGCCGCCGTGTTGAATCCCAGTGAC AACCTGAAATCggccgaggagatggaggaagaagagcgggAGGCGCAATCAGCCAAGCTACAAGAGCTTATCCGCCGAGGCACTCCCGAGGATCTCCAGGAAGCCAACCGTTTGATGAAGGTCATGGCCGGTTACGACACCAGGTCCAAGACAGACTATCGCGCCAAAGCTGCCGAGGATGTAGGCAAGATCCAAGCCAAGGCCAGACTACTAGAGGAACGCCTTGAAGCGTTCAGGGCAGGGGACAAAATGGAAGACGGCGACGTCTTCAGTGaactcgccgccgccttgcAGAGTGCCCAACCCAAGATCCAGAAGATGTGCGAAGAGGAGTCGGACGATCACGAGGCCGTGGCTAGGCTGTTGGAGATCAACGACAGCATACACCGCACAGTCGAGCGGTACAAGCTTATGAAGAAGGGCGACATGGACGGCGctgccaagattgccgccGGCGCGCCCCCGCCATCGCACTCGGGAGCTCCAGCATCGGCGGCAAACGAGCTGTCGCTAATAGATTTTGACGGCGATGCCGCGCagagcaacggcagcaacgGTGCAGGCTCATCGCAAGCAGGCGGATTGGAGAATGacctccttggcctggacaTTGGCGGCCAATCGAACACGTTTGGGCAGGGCGGCAGCATTGCTCTAGGATTTGGTACAAACCAAA ATATCCCTGGACCGGCACTCCTCTCATCTTTAACTCAAGGCAGCACCGCCAGAGGAGCTGGGCAGAATGACACACCCCCTTCATTCTCCCAGTTCGCCTCCTTTACATCTCCTCCCGCCTCTCAGTCCGCTACGCCTCAGCCCAACTACCAACAGCAGACGTCACCACCGCAAGCTGCCTCCAATGCCTTTGCCTCGTTCACCACCAGCCCTCCCGCGCCGAAGCCCGCGGCCGTCTCcaacgacgatgacgagtgGAACTTTTCATCTGCCCTGCCGGCGGAACAGGCCCCAGCCAAGCCCACAGAGCACAAGGGAACTGCTGGCAATTCCAGTCTTCGAACCGACTTTCTGGCAAAGCGAAGCACAGCAGTCAGCAACGCAATCAACATTGtatttgccttttccaaCAACACCGCGCAGCCTATCAATGAGCTTCACTTTCAACTAGCCGTCACAAAG GGCTACGAACTCCAACTCAAACCCCAAACAGGCCGTGCCCTCTCCCCCAAGCAGAGCCGCGGCGTCACCCAAGAAGTCGACGTCTGGCACGCCGGCAACAAGAACCAGCGGGTCGAATCCGTCAAGCTGCGCTGGCGGGCATCGTACAAGGTCGGCGAGGAGGTGAAGAATGAGATGGGCGAGATTGCAGAATTTAGCCTTGCTTAA
- a CDS encoding uncharacterized protein (EggNog:ENOG41) yields the protein MAAAGDASTRFDSSAGELSSPPSGSLSEPGSPSHAAGRRPNTSAKRSGPEMDQIVVSGDQNSQQYAQPYAPPQPPPPGTASPAPGSRTQTPKRYSLIDGEWVQLTAAGVPRKKPGRKPGSVVKPKAPADTADQPKVRRPRKSREAETTLPVQRKRKLAPASDIDSDAPSPRPLAPAGTGPPSSSPSLRAQLGDSLTSTPQHQLQQLPDRRYSPKMQKREGYPSSMQSILNADPPPATRSPSNSITSPIPVRTSGQSYDPIRGNYDPVRETMTSHYSSAAGSPRAILAAPAHRSPSIASMIEPQPASKPSPSQSHLAYPPAMSQPRLQAPDATPLPPSPSYVPKTSTSTPANQTPALKPAIHEIKRDAPTPAPPAPAATPRPVVNQSNFTTIANGPIKKVSPKQKPITGVSTPKTDMLDETIMEMDERSILDFGRARPGEEKDTPTIVLSIPITSGETNKYVNFMRMAEDQYGWDALHPRLAANRDRKARIAAAAASLEKVESGRESGDEMSVDLSDGEGSNPDNGGVSGADAQAKPKKKRNFKEDQYDVDDDFVDDSELLWEAQAAASRDGFFVYSGPLVPEVEKPTTGHEERPRRGRGGRGSRGGGRGGATRGGATTGRGGGPGSRGGAATRKPRITKSEKAQREREKAERESMAKASANGYPLQPTTPSLSVRELGS from the exons atggctgctgctggagacgcATCCACGCGATTCGATTCTTCCGCCGGCGAACTCTCGTCTCCCCCTTCAGGCTCTCTCTCAGAACCCGGGTCGCCCTCTCACGCGGCTGGCCGCCGTCCCAACACCTCTGCAAAGCGCTCAGGACCCGAAATGGACCAAATCGTCGTCAGCGGCGACCAGAACTCGCAGCAGTATGCGCAACCGTatgcgccgccgcagccaccgccgccaggCACTGCAAGCCCTGCACCCGGCTCGCGGACACAAACGCCAAAACGATACTCGCTCATCGACGGTGAATGGGTGCAACTAACGGCTGCCGGAGTCCCGCGCAAGAAACCGGGACGCAAGCCCGGCTCCGTCGTCAAGCCAAAGGCCCCAGCAGACACCGCAGACCAGCCCAAGGTCCGCCGGCCACGCAAGTCGCGCGAGGCTGAGACGACGCTGCCTGTCCAGCGCAAGAGAAAGCTGGCGCCGGCGTCTGATATCGATAGCGACGCCCCCAGTCCCAGGCCGCTGGCCCCTGCAGGCACGGGACCGCCGTCCTCATCCCCGTCGCTGCGCGCTCAGCTGGGCGACTCGCTGACTTCGACGCCGCAgcatcagctccagcagctcccgGACCGGCGATACTCGCCCAAGATGCAGAAGCGCGAGGGCTATCCAAGCTCCATGCAGAGCATCCTCAACGCCGACCCGCCGCCCGCGACCCGGTCGCCGTCAAACAGCATCACCAGCCCGATTCCCGTGCGCACCAGCGGCCAGAGCTACGATCCCATCCGGGGCAATTATGATCCCGTCCGCGAGACCATGACCTCGCACTACTCCTCAGCTGCTGGCTCGCCGCGCGCAATCCTGGCCGCGCCGGCGCACCGCTCACCGTCCATTGCCAGCATGATCGAGCCTCAGCCCGCCTCCAAGCCGTCGCCCAGCCAATCTCACCTGGCCTACCCGCCTGCCATGTCTCAACCGCGATTGCAGGCGCCCGACGCCACACCGTTACCGCCTTCTCCGTCCTACGTTCCCAAGACATCGACTTCCACCCCCGCCAACCAAACCCCTGCCTTGAAGCCTGCCATCCACGAAATAAAACGCGACGCTCCTACGCCTGCGCCGCCGGCTCCTGCAGCAACCCCGCGGCCAGTTGTTAACCAATCTAATTTCACCACCATCGCAAACGGGCCCATCAAGAAGGTGTCACCAAAACAAAAACCCATCACCGGCGTCTCAACACCAAAGACAGACATGCTAGACGAAACCATTATGGAAATGGACGAGAGATCAATCCTCGACTTTGGCAGAGCCCGCCCGGGCGAGGAAAAAGACACGCCCACCATTGTTCTCAGCATCCCCATCACATCTGGCGAAACGAACAAATATGTCAATTTCATGCGCATGGCTGAGGACCAATACGGTTGGGACGCCTTGCATCCTCGTCTCGCCGCCAATAGAGACCGCAAAGCTCGCATTGCTGCGGCCGCTGCCTCATTGGAAAAGGTCGAATCTGGTCGCGAGTCTGGCGACGAGATGTCGGTCGACCTCTCCGACGGCGAGGGAAGCAATCCCGACAATGGCGGAGTGAGCGGCGCCGACGCCCAAGCCAAACCtaagaagaagcgaaattTCAAAGAAGACCAGTACGATGTCGACGATGACTTTGTTGACGACTCTGAACTGCTCTGGGAGGCTcaagccgccgccagtcGAGATGGTTTCTTTGTTTATTCTGGACCTTTGGTTCCTGAGGTCGAGAAGCCTACCACTGG CCACGAAGAACGCCCCAGGCGTGGACGAGGCGGAAGAGGcagccgaggaggaggccgaggaggagcaACACGAGGAGGAGCAACAACCGGACGCGGTGGCGGTCCAGGCTCCCGAGGCGGCGCCGCTACACGAAAACCTCGCATCACGAAATCCGAAAAGGCACAACGAGAGCGAGAAAAGGCAGAAAGGGAGAGCATGGCCAAGGCATCCGCCAATGGATACCCTCTCCAGCCGACGACACCATCGCTTTCTGTCCGCGAGCTCGGTTCCTAG
- a CDS encoding uncharacterized protein (BUSCO:EOG092D33VX) → MDPTLLIGDIVERDQKVAKPVEFPSGPISSTGFPQHKRRWKPSAFKQQRNGGPSNEPSTSQPKQSQQQDQSPSFDEAERRRIDQENQQKINDMTPQEISQAQDDIMKGLNPALIQRLLQRATIDEPDVNSPFNMPEPQKPEVAPSSSPPQIRVDDLPKAATVEDDTTETIEPESQPKSTPAPAAAVQAKSTKKIADNYDEDRAPSQIPPDLFPITDLPKSTHFPVPPSLPDLDPSDPNFLATLHEKYFPNLTADPSKLAWMAPIPTEDSPADKDSSYYPHPEISVSALRFDFRGRFLSPRVSRSIPSSIGLHHHGEAPEAAGYTIAELARLARSAVPAQRCIAFQTLGRILYRLGRGEWGTTLNHPIAVGIWTAIKEGRVLESLTEASMGEGGHRGSRAYAVEALWLFEKGGWREKLQVR, encoded by the coding sequence ATGGATCCCACGCTGCTAATTGGCGACATCGTCGAGCGAGACCAAAAGGTGGCCAAGCCTGTCGAGTTCCCCTCGGGCCCCATCTCCTCGACTGGGTTCCCTCAGCACAAACGGCGATGGAAGCCTTCGGCGttcaagcagcagcgaaaTGGCGGTCCATCAAACGAGCCATCGACGTCACAGCCGAAGCAAtcacagcagcaagaccaGTCGCCAAGCTTCGACGAAGCTGAGAGAAGGCGCATAGATCAAGAGAACCAGCAAAAGATTAATGACATGACACCGCAAGAGATTTCACAGGCGCAAGACGACATTATGAAGGGTCTAAATCCGGCGCTTATACAACGTCTGCTTCAGAGAGCCACCATCGATGAGCCGGACGTCAATTCGCCGTTCAACATGCCAGAGCCCCAGAAACCAGAGGTCgctccatcatcttcgcctCCCCAAATCCGCGTCGACGACTTGCCAAAAGCTGCTACCGTTGAAGACGATACTACAGAGACGATCGAGCCAGAATCACAACCCAAATCCACACCTGctcctgcagctgctgtcCAGGCCAAGTCGACCAAGAAAATCGCTGATAACTACGATGAAGACCGTGCACCATCCCAAATCCCGCCCGACCTCTTCCCAATTACTGATCTCCCCAAATCAACACATTTCCCCGTCCCGCCGAGCCTCCCGGATCTAGACCCTTCCGATCCTAATTTCCTCGCCACTCTTCACGAGAAATACTTTCCCAATCTCACCGCCGACCCTAGCAAGCTGGCTTGGATGGCACCAATTCCTACTGAAGATAGCCCTGCCGACAAGGACTCATCGTACTATCCCCATCCCGAGATCAGCGTTTCGGCCCTGCGATTCGACTTCCGTGGACGCTTCCTCTCGCCGCGAGTCAGCCGGTCGATTCCCTCGTCTATCGGACTGCATCATCACGGAGAAGCCCCCGAAGCCGCCGGCTACACCATTGCGGAACTCGCTAGACTGGCGAGAAGTGCCGTACCGGCGCAGCGCTGCATAGCATTTCAAACTCTGGGCCGCATTCTGTATCGGCTGGGGCGTGGCGAATGGGGAACCACGCTGAACCACCCCATTGCCGTGGGAATTTGGACCGCCATCAAGGAGGGGCGAGTGCTGGAGAGTCTAACTGAGGCGAGCATGGGCGAAGGCGGCCACAGAGGCAGCCGGGCGTACGCCGTGGAGGCCCTGTGGTTATTCGAAAAGGGCGGATGGcgggagaagctgcaggtgAGGTAG